A DNA window from Comamonas fluminis contains the following coding sequences:
- a CDS encoding universal stress protein — MFNHILVPVDGSKPSLLAARKAAELSKVFGSAVTAVYVVDPYPFTGVGADFAYGQSQYLSAATAEANTALDAVKAIMENEGVKLNTLVGEGHAVHEGIVNTMDSVGADLIVMGSQGRRGLEKLMLGSVTQRVLGAVKIPVLVVRE, encoded by the coding sequence ATGTTCAATCACATTCTGGTTCCGGTCGATGGCTCCAAGCCCTCGCTGCTGGCTGCACGTAAGGCCGCTGAACTCTCCAAGGTCTTTGGCAGCGCCGTCACGGCGGTCTATGTCGTCGATCCCTATCCCTTCACCGGCGTGGGAGCAGACTTTGCCTACGGCCAGTCCCAGTATCTGAGCGCAGCCACTGCGGAGGCCAATACCGCTCTGGACGCCGTCAAGGCCATCATGGAAAACGAAGGCGTTAAATTGAACACCCTCGTGGGTGAAGGCCATGCCGTGCACGAAGGCATCGTCAACACCATGGACAGCGTGGGAGCCGACCTCATCGTCATGGGCTCCCAAGGCCGCCGTGGTCTGGAAAAGCTGATGCTGGGCAGCGTCACCCAGCGCGTGCTCGGCGCCGTCAAAATTCCGGTGCTGGTTGTGCGCGAATGA
- a CDS encoding 2OG-Fe dioxygenase family protein, which produces MAHISFLPPYTAAADAARSLRAQGFAVLRPDDFAQWMGVNLEDLQALSADWQGLPPDEFLKDGGRYRRRRHSCFVARSDQLAQVPHRAHWQPVEYNALHGGMQRLFAPMQDATVQSPAWQHMLESLAELSDEVFCPAGQHEQWFVEAHQFRIDTSDGIGRPTPEGAHRDGVDLVVVVVVHRQDVKGGETRVFEATGPSGQRFTLTEPWSVLLLDDARMIHETTPIQPLGDAGVRDTLVLTYRRGSFQGADEQPA; this is translated from the coding sequence ATGGCGCATATCTCCTTTCTTCCTCCCTATACAGCGGCTGCGGACGCCGCCCGGTCCTTGCGCGCACAGGGCTTTGCCGTGCTCAGGCCCGATGATTTCGCGCAGTGGATGGGGGTGAATCTCGAAGACCTGCAGGCGTTGAGTGCGGACTGGCAAGGTCTGCCGCCCGATGAATTTCTCAAGGATGGCGGACGCTATCGCCGCCGTCGCCATTCCTGCTTTGTGGCCAGGTCAGACCAACTGGCGCAGGTGCCGCACCGTGCGCACTGGCAGCCTGTGGAATACAACGCCTTGCACGGCGGCATGCAGCGCTTATTCGCGCCCATGCAGGACGCCACGGTGCAAAGCCCTGCTTGGCAGCACATGCTGGAGTCTCTGGCCGAGTTGTCGGACGAGGTGTTTTGCCCCGCAGGCCAGCATGAGCAATGGTTTGTGGAAGCTCATCAGTTCCGTATCGACACGTCCGACGGCATTGGCCGCCCCACACCCGAGGGTGCGCACCGCGATGGTGTGGATCTGGTCGTGGTCGTGGTGGTGCACCGTCAGGATGTCAAAGGCGGCGAGACGCGGGTGTTTGAAGCCACCGGCCCCAGCGGCCAGCGTTTTACGCTGACCGAGCCTTGGTCGGTGCTGCTGCTCGATGATGCGCGCATGATCCATGAAACCACGCCGATTCAGCCGCTGGGCGATGCGGGCGTGCGCGACACGCTGGTGCTGACTTACAGGCGCGGAAGTTTCCAGGGTGCGGACGAGCAGCCAGCCTGA
- the pobA gene encoding 4-hydroxybenzoate 3-monooxygenase: MRTQVAIIGAGPSGLLLGQLLYKAGIDNIIIEQRSADYVLGRIRAGVLEQVTVDLLKKAGADKRMNEEGLPHDGIELLFKGKRHRINLHDLTGGKRVMVYGQTEVTRDLMEVRAEEGLTTVYEASNVTPIDFESDKPKVRYEKDGQVHEIECDFIAGCDGFHGICRASAPQDKIKTFEKVYPFGWLGLLSDTPPVSHELIYANTERGFALCSQRSATRSRYYLQVPLTDKVEDWSDEAFWEELKKRLDPEARANLVTGPSLEKSIAPLRSFVTEPMRFGRMFLAGDAAHIVPPTGAKGLNLAASDVGYLSQAFVEYYQDKSEAGIDRYSEQCLRRVWKAERFSWWMTSMLHNFPNEGEFNTKVQEAELDYIVHSEAGSTSLAENYVGLPLV, encoded by the coding sequence ATGCGCACTCAAGTCGCCATCATCGGTGCCGGTCCCTCGGGCCTGCTGCTGGGTCAACTGCTGTACAAGGCAGGCATTGACAACATCATCATCGAGCAGCGCAGCGCTGACTATGTGCTGGGCCGTATCCGCGCAGGCGTGCTGGAGCAGGTGACGGTGGATCTGCTCAAGAAAGCCGGTGCTGACAAGCGCATGAATGAAGAAGGCCTGCCCCACGATGGCATCGAGCTGCTGTTCAAGGGCAAGCGTCACCGCATCAATCTGCATGACCTGACCGGCGGCAAGCGCGTGATGGTCTATGGCCAGACTGAAGTGACGCGCGACCTGATGGAAGTGCGCGCCGAAGAGGGCCTGACCACAGTGTACGAAGCCTCGAATGTCACGCCCATCGACTTTGAGAGCGACAAGCCCAAGGTGCGCTACGAAAAAGACGGCCAGGTGCATGAAATCGAATGCGACTTTATCGCCGGCTGCGACGGCTTCCATGGCATCTGCCGCGCCAGCGCCCCTCAGGACAAGATCAAGACTTTCGAGAAGGTCTATCCCTTTGGCTGGCTGGGCCTGCTGTCCGATACGCCACCCGTATCTCACGAGCTGATTTACGCCAACACCGAGCGCGGTTTTGCCCTGTGCAGCCAGCGCAGCGCCACCCGCAGCCGCTACTACCTGCAAGTGCCGCTGACCGACAAGGTCGAAGACTGGAGCGACGAAGCTTTCTGGGAAGAGCTGAAAAAGCGTCTGGACCCCGAAGCCCGCGCCAATCTGGTGACCGGCCCATCGCTGGAAAAAAGCATAGCGCCGCTGCGCAGCTTTGTGACCGAACCCATGCGCTTTGGCCGCATGTTCCTGGCGGGCGACGCTGCGCATATCGTTCCCCCCACAGGTGCCAAGGGCCTGAACTTGGCTGCTTCTGACGTGGGCTATCTGTCGCAGGCTTTTGTCGAGTATTACCAGGACAAGTCCGAAGCCGGTATTGACCGCTACTCCGAGCAGTGCCTGCGCCGCGTCTGGAAAGCCGAGCGCTTCTCGTGGTGGATGACATCGATGCTGCACAACTTCCCCAATGAGGGCGAGTTCAACACCAAGGTGCAGGAAGCCGAGCTGGACTACATCGTCCATTCCGAAGCGGGCTCTACCTCGCTGGCCGAAAACTACGTGGGCCTGCCTCTGGTCTGA
- a CDS encoding IclR family transcriptional regulator domain-containing protein, with the protein MTDRPPASIAPADFIAGLAKGLAVLESFDTERQRLNATMAAERAGITRAAARRHLLTLTYLGYLETDGSYYWLAPKVLRLSGSYLASARLPRIVQPILHRLAAQTGLSYSCVVREGAEVVIVARSAVHEKGERLMAHGLHLGTRLPAHATSTGRVLLASLSPAELDDWLQRYDLPKLTAHTVTDIPALKRVLDEVRRLDYCLAQEEHELAIQAVAVPLRDMQGRTVAALNMVTSAKRMSGQVMQQEILPLLQEGARTLRPLV; encoded by the coding sequence ATGACAGACCGCCCCCCCGCCTCCATCGCCCCTGCAGACTTTATTGCCGGCCTGGCCAAAGGGCTGGCAGTGCTGGAGAGCTTTGATACCGAACGCCAACGCCTGAACGCCACCATGGCTGCAGAGCGCGCGGGCATTACAAGAGCCGCAGCAAGACGGCATTTGCTGACGCTCACCTATCTGGGCTATCTGGAAACCGATGGCAGCTATTACTGGCTGGCGCCCAAGGTGCTGCGACTATCAGGCAGCTATCTGGCGTCGGCGCGGCTGCCGCGCATCGTGCAGCCCATACTGCACCGGCTGGCGGCGCAAACCGGGCTTTCTTACTCCTGCGTGGTGCGCGAAGGGGCGGAAGTCGTCATCGTGGCGCGCAGCGCTGTGCATGAAAAAGGTGAGCGGCTGATGGCCCACGGCCTGCACCTGGGTACACGCCTGCCCGCACACGCCACGTCCACAGGTCGCGTTCTGCTGGCATCCCTGTCGCCCGCAGAACTGGATGACTGGCTGCAGCGCTATGACCTGCCCAAGCTGACTGCCCATACCGTTACCGATATTCCGGCCCTCAAACGCGTGCTCGACGAAGTGCGCCGCCTGGACTACTGCCTGGCCCAGGAAGAGCATGAGCTGGCCATTCAAGCCGTGGCCGTGCCGCTGCGCGATATGCAGGGCCGCACGGTGGCTGCGTTGAATATGGTGACTTCGGCCAAGCGCATGAGCGGCCAGGTCATGCAGCAGGAAATACTGCCGCTGCTACAGGAAGGTGCGCGAACCTTGCGCCCACTGGTTTGA
- a CDS encoding LysR family transcriptional regulator, with product MNLQQIETFVQVAEAGSFSKAAVLLDIAQPALSRQVRALETELRETLLIRTGRGVTLTDAGRRLLEHGHAIMQRVAMAKEDLSSQRDEPVGRITVGLPPSLARRLTLPLIDGFSREMPKARLAVVEGFSVNISEWLTSGRMDLGLVYTPEPHPHIEVAPVLEERLNLIGPASALAGRTSIPFEHLNEFPLIMPQRGQIFRKLMEAQATLSQVKLNVVWEVSSVPAILDLVRGGYGFAALTDSAMHSHATDAKLVEVPIKSPHIVSTLCLVQSAKKKSTPLIRRTAELLRRLSLQVCSVESGHI from the coding sequence GTGAATTTGCAGCAGATAGAAACCTTTGTTCAGGTGGCCGAAGCAGGCAGCTTCAGCAAAGCCGCCGTGTTACTGGACATTGCTCAACCCGCGCTAAGTCGCCAGGTGCGCGCACTGGAAACCGAGCTGCGGGAGACGCTGCTGATTCGCACAGGGCGCGGCGTGACGCTGACCGATGCGGGGCGCCGTCTGCTGGAACACGGTCACGCCATCATGCAGCGCGTGGCCATGGCCAAGGAAGATCTGAGCAGCCAGCGCGATGAACCCGTGGGCCGTATTACCGTGGGCCTGCCGCCAAGCCTTGCACGGCGCCTGACCTTGCCGCTGATCGATGGCTTCAGCCGCGAAATGCCCAAGGCGCGACTGGCGGTGGTGGAGGGCTTTTCCGTCAATATTTCGGAATGGCTGACTTCGGGGCGCATGGATCTGGGGCTGGTCTATACGCCCGAGCCACACCCGCACATCGAAGTGGCGCCTGTTCTGGAAGAGCGGCTGAACCTGATTGGGCCCGCCAGCGCCCTGGCCGGGCGCACCAGCATTCCTTTTGAGCATCTGAACGAATTTCCGCTCATCATGCCGCAGCGCGGGCAGATTTTTCGCAAGCTGATGGAGGCGCAGGCGACGCTGTCGCAGGTCAAGCTCAATGTGGTGTGGGAAGTTTCCAGTGTGCCTGCCATTCTGGATCTGGTGCGCGGTGGCTATGGCTTTGCGGCGCTGACGGACAGTGCCATGCACAGCCACGCAACGGACGCGAAACTGGTTGAGGTGCCGATCAAGTCACCGCATATTGTGAGCACGCTGTGTCTGGTGCAGTCTGCCAAGAAGAAATCGACGCCGCTGATTCGCCGCACGGCCGAGCTGCTGCGCCGCCTGAGCCTGCAGGTGTGCTCTGTGGAGAGCGGGCATATCTAA
- a CDS encoding Bug family tripartite tricarboxylate transporter substrate binding protein: MNQKFNMSRRQAAFALGAIAASVAAPSFAQGEKWPTKSSRIINPFPVGGGPDGVSRLVADKLGRAWGQPVVVENRPGGNGFIAIEAFKRGTTDGTDMIQLDNVHIAAYPHLFKKLPYDLNKDFDILMPLFRNYFFVCVPVNSPYKTIADLIADAKAHPGKLNYGSWSVGNPVHLGSALLENQTGTKMEHVIYKETSQLYQGVANGELTFALGSLGTAGPLVRGGKLRFLAVAAPARIAGFENVPTVSESGGPKDFTAIGWNALAVRPGTPAAVVEKIRNDVRQALTGQDVKDKFAAFGYESFNPTPAEFKAFMASESKRFGEVIKKAGLALD, from the coding sequence ATGAACCAAAAGTTCAACATGAGCCGCCGCCAGGCCGCATTTGCGCTGGGCGCCATCGCTGCATCTGTAGCAGCCCCTTCTTTCGCCCAAGGCGAAAAGTGGCCCACCAAGTCATCGCGCATCATCAACCCCTTCCCCGTCGGTGGCGGCCCTGATGGCGTTTCGCGCCTCGTGGCCGACAAGCTGGGCCGCGCCTGGGGCCAGCCTGTGGTGGTGGAAAACCGACCCGGTGGCAACGGCTTCATCGCCATCGAAGCCTTCAAGCGTGGCACGACTGACGGCACGGACATGATCCAGCTGGACAACGTCCACATCGCAGCCTACCCCCACCTGTTCAAAAAGCTGCCCTACGACCTGAACAAGGATTTCGACATCCTGATGCCCTTGTTCCGCAACTACTTCTTTGTCTGCGTGCCGGTCAACAGCCCCTACAAGACCATCGCCGACCTGATTGCCGATGCCAAGGCGCACCCCGGCAAGCTGAACTACGGCTCCTGGTCCGTGGGCAACCCCGTGCACCTGGGCTCGGCCCTGCTGGAAAACCAGACCGGCACCAAGATGGAACACGTCATCTACAAGGAAACCAGCCAGCTGTATCAGGGCGTTGCCAATGGCGAACTGACCTTTGCGCTGGGTTCCCTGGGCACGGCTGGCCCGCTGGTGCGTGGCGGCAAACTGCGCTTCCTGGCCGTGGCAGCGCCTGCCCGAATTGCCGGTTTCGAGAACGTGCCCACGGTGTCCGAATCGGGTGGCCCCAAGGATTTCACGGCCATCGGCTGGAACGCCCTGGCCGTGCGCCCTGGCACACCAGCGGCCGTGGTCGAGAAGATTCGCAACGATGTGCGCCAGGCCCTGACGGGCCAGGATGTCAAGGACAAGTTCGCCGCCTTCGGCTACGAATCCTTCAACCCCACACCTGCCGAGTTCAAGGCCTTCATGGCCTCTGAAAGCAAGCGCTTTGGTGAAGTGATCAAGAAGGCAGGCCTGGCACTGGATTGA
- a CDS encoding MFS transporter → MKRDNALDVGRMIDERPMGSYQKLVVFLGFLIIAMDGFDVSVISFIAPQLRSSWGITAQMLGPVISAALIGLAVGAVVAGPMADRFGRRGVLLISVAFVAVWTIATAFSTSVTELVIYRFFAGIGLGAAMPNTGTLVAEFAPKRRRALVVTLAFTGFSFGAAGGGFLAAWMIPAFGWQSVVLVGGVLPLILVPVLWLWMPESVGHMIVKGAPRERIARVVNRVAPGVANAKTQFLWEQSESAEKSGSAQQSNPIKMILSGRYLFGTLMLWVTYFVGLFLVYLLGSWLPTLVKDIGYTVSEAAIVTSLYQIGGTTGALTIGYFLDRVNGHKAMALIYVVGAAVVYLLGQSSHQFALLAVFAFLAGICITGTSVGTSALAAQYYPLESRATGLSWMHGMGRWGGILSAFAGAQMISWGWNFEHVFNFLMIPSLVVAAALVAKDMHDRKTDTQAQTGASLKTRAG, encoded by the coding sequence ATGAAACGAGACAATGCCCTGGACGTGGGCAGGATGATTGACGAGCGTCCCATGGGGAGCTATCAGAAATTGGTGGTGTTTCTGGGCTTTTTGATCATTGCCATGGATGGCTTTGATGTGTCCGTCATCAGCTTTATCGCGCCGCAGTTGCGCAGCAGCTGGGGCATTACGGCGCAGATGCTGGGGCCGGTCATCAGTGCAGCCTTGATCGGGCTGGCGGTAGGCGCAGTCGTGGCAGGCCCGATGGCGGACCGCTTCGGGCGCCGAGGCGTGCTCCTGATCAGTGTGGCTTTTGTTGCGGTTTGGACCATTGCGACGGCTTTTTCGACGTCAGTCACCGAGCTGGTGATTTACCGGTTCTTTGCCGGAATCGGTCTCGGCGCAGCCATGCCCAATACCGGAACGCTGGTTGCAGAGTTTGCCCCCAAGAGACGACGCGCTCTGGTGGTCACGCTGGCATTCACTGGCTTTAGCTTTGGCGCGGCAGGCGGTGGCTTTCTGGCTGCTTGGATGATTCCGGCCTTTGGCTGGCAAAGCGTGGTGCTGGTGGGCGGAGTTTTGCCGCTGATACTGGTGCCGGTGCTGTGGTTGTGGATGCCGGAATCCGTCGGCCATATGATTGTCAAAGGGGCACCCCGGGAGCGAATCGCCAGGGTGGTCAATCGGGTGGCTCCGGGTGTTGCCAATGCCAAGACTCAATTTCTCTGGGAGCAGTCTGAGTCTGCTGAAAAGTCTGGTTCAGCCCAGCAAAGCAACCCGATCAAGATGATTCTCTCAGGGCGCTACCTGTTTGGCACTCTGATGCTTTGGGTGACGTATTTTGTGGGCCTGTTTCTGGTCTATCTGCTGGGTAGCTGGTTGCCTACGCTGGTCAAAGATATTGGTTACACGGTCAGTGAGGCTGCCATTGTGACTTCGCTCTACCAGATCGGCGGCACGACTGGCGCATTGACCATTGGCTACTTCCTTGATCGCGTCAATGGGCACAAGGCCATGGCTCTTATCTATGTGGTGGGGGCTGCCGTGGTCTATCTGCTGGGGCAGTCCTCGCATCAGTTTGCACTGCTGGCTGTGTTTGCCTTTCTTGCTGGTATCTGCATCACTGGAACCAGCGTGGGTACCAGTGCGCTGGCTGCACAGTACTACCCGCTGGAGTCGCGAGCCACTGGCTTGAGCTGGATGCATGGCATGGGGCGCTGGGGTGGCATTCTGAGCGCATTTGCTGGCGCTCAAATGATCAGCTGGGGCTGGAACTTTGAGCATGTGTTCAACTTCCTGATGATTCCCTCATTGGTAGTTGCTGCTGCCTTGGTGGCCAAAGACATGCATGACCGGAAGACAGACACGCAAGCGCAGACAGGGGCATCGTTGAAGACCCGCGCTGGTTGA
- a CDS encoding NIPSNAP family protein — protein sequence MSGPLIDHRIYTIQPRKMGQFLEVFDRLAMPVLLQTLGTPVGFYMSHVGPLNQVVHLWAYEDMADYERRCNARDTHPDFAAYLKASEGLIVAQEDRLIKRIDLPSLRTAQA from the coding sequence ATGAGCGGCCCTTTGATCGATCACCGCATCTACACCATTCAGCCGCGCAAGATGGGGCAGTTTCTGGAGGTCTTTGACCGCCTGGCCATGCCTGTGCTGCTGCAGACCCTGGGTACTCCGGTCGGCTTCTACATGAGCCATGTCGGCCCGCTGAATCAGGTTGTGCATTTGTGGGCCTATGAGGACATGGCGGATTACGAGCGGCGCTGCAACGCACGTGATACGCACCCCGACTTCGCGGCTTACCTGAAGGCCTCTGAAGGTTTGATCGTGGCGCAGGAAGACCGCCTGATCAAACGCATTGATCTGCCCAGCCTGCGTACTGCACAGGCCTGA
- a CDS encoding FAD-dependent oxidoreductase produces the protein MNNQNKPVEQQEYDLIVVGSGAGGLSTAVVARKRGLKVIVLEKADVFGGTTAFSGGVLWIPGNPVSARSGIKHSAEEAERYLRNEAGSFYNDAAVQEFLSNGPRMVEFFERETSVKFLPTLYPDYHPTVPGGVDIGRSILAAPFDIRGLGKDMARLRPPLETITFIGMMFNSSNADLKHFFQATKSLKSAMYVAKRLALHIKELALYRRGINVTSGNALAARLAKSALDLDIPILTSTRVTRLLQDNGRISGVVALGADGELRLTAKQGVVLACGGFPQDQERVKQAFTHVRNGGKHFSPAPKENTGDGSRMAEAVGGKLDIRYPSAAAWMPVSLVPRKDGSHGVFPHLLDRYKPGMIGVTRHGKRFCNESESYHDVGAAMVKACEGDKETAMWLICDQPTIDKYGLGYAKPAPLPKGDLIKNGYLVKGATLGELAQKAGIDAKGLEATVREFNEGAAQGEDRQFGRGTTSFNRYLADPEHKPNPCVAPVAKGPFYALKVVMGDLGTFDGLRTTVQGQVVADGNHPIPGLFAVGNDRASIMGGNYPGAGITLGPIMTFGYVTGNYIADQASQKTGSKQQNKQAQKEAA, from the coding sequence ATGAACAATCAAAACAAGCCAGTCGAGCAGCAGGAGTACGACCTGATCGTCGTGGGTTCAGGCGCAGGTGGACTTTCAACGGCCGTAGTGGCGCGCAAACGTGGCCTCAAGGTCATCGTCCTGGAAAAGGCCGATGTCTTTGGTGGCACAACTGCATTTTCGGGAGGCGTGCTGTGGATTCCGGGCAACCCTGTGTCTGCGCGCTCGGGTATCAAGCACAGCGCTGAAGAGGCCGAGCGCTATCTGCGCAATGAGGCTGGCAGTTTCTATAACGATGCTGCTGTTCAGGAATTCCTGAGCAATGGACCCAGGATGGTGGAATTTTTTGAGCGTGAAACCTCGGTCAAGTTTCTGCCTACGCTGTATCCGGACTATCACCCCACAGTGCCGGGTGGTGTGGATATCGGACGCTCGATTTTGGCTGCACCTTTTGACATCCGTGGCCTGGGCAAGGATATGGCGCGTCTGCGTCCGCCACTGGAAACCATCACCTTTATCGGCATGATGTTTAACTCCTCCAATGCCGACCTCAAGCATTTTTTCCAGGCGACCAAGTCTCTGAAGTCGGCCATGTATGTAGCCAAGCGCTTGGCTCTGCATATCAAGGAGCTGGCGCTATACCGCCGAGGCATTAACGTGACTAGCGGCAATGCGCTTGCGGCACGTCTGGCCAAGTCAGCGCTGGATCTGGACATTCCGATTCTCACCAGTACTCGGGTGACGCGCTTGCTGCAAGATAACGGACGTATCAGCGGTGTGGTGGCTCTGGGCGCTGATGGCGAACTGCGCCTGACAGCCAAGCAAGGCGTGGTGCTGGCTTGCGGTGGTTTCCCGCAGGATCAGGAGCGTGTGAAGCAGGCCTTCACCCATGTGCGCAATGGCGGCAAGCACTTCTCGCCAGCGCCCAAGGAAAACACTGGCGATGGTAGCCGCATGGCCGAGGCTGTTGGTGGCAAGCTGGATATTCGGTACCCATCGGCAGCAGCGTGGATGCCTGTGTCTCTGGTGCCGCGCAAGGATGGCTCGCACGGTGTCTTTCCGCATCTGCTTGATCGGTACAAGCCCGGCATGATTGGTGTGACTCGCCATGGCAAGCGTTTTTGCAACGAGTCGGAGTCCTATCACGATGTGGGCGCAGCCATGGTCAAGGCTTGCGAGGGCGATAAGGAGACGGCCATGTGGCTGATCTGCGATCAGCCCACCATCGACAAATACGGCCTGGGCTATGCCAAGCCTGCACCACTGCCCAAGGGTGATCTGATCAAGAACGGCTATCTGGTCAAGGGGGCAACGCTGGGCGAGCTGGCGCAGAAAGCCGGTATCGATGCCAAGGGACTGGAAGCCACGGTGCGTGAGTTCAACGAAGGCGCTGCCCAAGGCGAAGATCGCCAGTTTGGCCGCGGTACGACCTCGTTCAATCGCTATCTGGCAGACCCCGAACACAAGCCCAATCCCTGTGTGGCACCGGTTGCCAAGGGGCCCTTCTATGCATTGAAGGTGGTGATGGGGGATCTGGGGACTTTCGACGGCCTGCGCACCACCGTGCAAGGGCAGGTGGTGGCCGATGGTAACCACCCGATTCCAGGCCTGTTTGCCGTGGGCAATGACCGGGCCAGCATCATGGGGGGCAATTACCCCGGCGCGGGCATCACTCTGGGCCCAATCATGACCTTTGGTTATGTCACGGGCAATTACATCGCAGACCAGGCCTCGCAAAAGACAGGTAGCAAGCAACAAAATAAGCAAGCCCAGAAGGAGGCGGCATGA
- a CDS encoding SDR family NAD(P)-dependent oxidoreductase, translating into MTTEIACAQWLQLQHKVCVVTGAASGIGLAIAEELARHGARLVLLDRNAELLNRAVEGFSARGIKASAVACDTTSEAQLVAAAEKVQQEQGAAQVLINCAGILRAGALDSMSLDDWNEVLSVNLSAYWLCSKAFGEQLRSHATAGGAGVVHVASIAAHFPQAYSGAYSAAKAGVCLLSRQIAIEWGADGVRSNVISPGMIRTPLSAGIYSHPGIELARAHMTASGRVGEPEDIAQVAAFLASPRAGYVNAAELVVDGGMSAKLMDMVPRPGFSPAGVS; encoded by the coding sequence ATGACAACCGAAATTGCTTGCGCTCAATGGCTGCAGCTGCAGCACAAGGTGTGCGTGGTCACGGGGGCCGCCAGTGGTATTGGCCTGGCAATCGCTGAGGAGCTGGCCCGACATGGTGCGCGCCTGGTGCTGCTTGACAGGAATGCAGAGCTGCTCAACCGGGCTGTGGAGGGCTTTAGCGCGCGCGGTATCAAGGCAAGCGCTGTCGCATGCGATACCACCAGTGAAGCTCAACTGGTTGCTGCTGCAGAGAAGGTTCAACAGGAGCAAGGGGCGGCGCAGGTCTTGATTAACTGCGCGGGAATACTGCGTGCAGGCGCGCTCGACAGCATGAGCCTGGACGACTGGAACGAGGTGCTGTCAGTCAACCTCAGCGCGTATTGGCTTTGTTCCAAGGCCTTTGGTGAACAGCTTCGCTCTCATGCAACGGCTGGAGGGGCTGGCGTGGTTCACGTTGCATCTATTGCCGCACATTTTCCGCAGGCCTATAGCGGGGCATACAGCGCAGCGAAGGCGGGGGTCTGTTTGCTCTCTCGCCAGATCGCAATCGAATGGGGAGCCGATGGCGTTCGCAGCAATGTCATCAGCCCCGGAATGATCCGCACGCCGTTGAGTGCCGGCATTTATTCGCACCCAGGGATCGAGCTGGCTCGCGCGCACATGACGGCCAGCGGTCGAGTCGGAGAGCCAGAAGACATTGCGCAGGTGGCGGCTTTTCTGGCCAGCCCAAGGGCGGGCTATGTCAACGCTGCCGAACTCGTTGTGGATGGAGGCATGTCGGCCAAGTTGATGGACATGGTCCCCCGGCCGGGCTTTTCTCCAGCAGGCGTGAGCTGA
- a CDS encoding helix-turn-helix domain-containing protein, translating to MPAHSNEHTPKRQRSRRIPNYALYGDNAPAGGSNMFNFEWIPERSPLYGWEIDPHEHQSLIQILMLTEGHGSTLLEDVHWPLRAPALVVAPAGRVHGFDFKPQVNGVVVTAAQKPLEAMAQIVMPELLNTLRKPLAINLPEQGRYSDGLMPIFLSIEREWRLAAPGQVAAGLSLITALLVQIARLNETLEPSTWPAQSRKALQLERFRDLIDEHMRHRWGVSQYAEQLGISAGQLTRLTQESLGKSSNALINERVLVEAQRELIYTNSSIKQIADGLGFEDESYFGRFFRKHTGLSPLSFRDQELERLRSTQ from the coding sequence ATGCCAGCGCACTCCAACGAACACACACCCAAACGCCAACGCTCTCGCCGCATCCCCAACTACGCGCTGTATGGAGACAACGCACCTGCTGGCGGCAGCAATATGTTCAATTTCGAGTGGATTCCCGAGCGTTCCCCTCTTTACGGTTGGGAAATAGACCCGCATGAGCACCAGTCACTGATCCAGATTCTGATGCTCACCGAGGGGCACGGTTCCACCCTGCTCGAAGACGTTCACTGGCCTTTGCGCGCACCGGCTCTGGTTGTCGCCCCAGCCGGACGCGTTCATGGCTTTGACTTCAAGCCCCAGGTCAACGGAGTGGTTGTGACCGCTGCCCAGAAGCCACTGGAGGCCATGGCACAAATCGTCATGCCCGAGTTGCTCAATACCTTGCGTAAACCGCTGGCCATCAACCTGCCAGAGCAAGGCCGATATTCCGATGGACTAATGCCCATCTTTCTGAGCATCGAGCGTGAATGGCGACTGGCTGCACCCGGCCAAGTTGCCGCAGGCCTCTCGCTGATTACTGCGCTACTGGTGCAAATTGCAAGGTTGAACGAGACACTGGAACCGTCCACATGGCCCGCACAATCACGCAAAGCCCTGCAACTGGAAAGGTTCAGAGATCTCATCGACGAACACATGCGCCACCGCTGGGGCGTGAGTCAATACGCAGAGCAGTTGGGAATCAGCGCTGGCCAGTTGACTCGGCTGACGCAGGAAAGCCTGGGAAAATCCAGCAATGCACTCATCAACGAGCGTGTCCTGGTTGAAGCGCAGCGAGAGCTGATCTACACCAACTCCAGCATCAAGCAAATTGCAGATGGCCTTGGCTTCGAGGACGAGAGCTACTTCGGGCGCTTCTTTCGCAAGCACACAGGCCTGAGCCCTCTGTCCTTTCGAGACCAGGAGCTTGAACGCCTTCGCTCGACGCAATAA